Proteins encoded within one genomic window of Bombus terrestris chromosome 11, iyBomTerr1.2, whole genome shotgun sequence:
- the LOC100651090 gene encoding inositol polyphosphate 5-phosphatase E isoform X4, whose product MEQCEEADVSNVTNTKADISPKPKQKKKSLCRMLMNKKTKVGCLETSYKDGDSNKNSKLENSQHGSHTSTKLSLCCAMTERSRTPPQSLTVSRLSPTTLSHTSVKSEVASANGNCQTDVTIEKEEMYIASSTHNVEENVAKNSVFSGKERQSTFIEGENSSSGSISPSVPTYLRQRLIHRRSVDNLVGNSPTNSMRHSSPESIKSAPVQLKPRSTSHDALSKKKERHQSQTGASMDSLAKQALLAAQVLNLIPTQKARERNFLHGRIAANSLLGPVELEKVLPNRELKIFIGTWNMNGQNPPKELNDFMLPSDIETVPDLLAIGTQESCSERSEWEAALQETLGPSHVLLCSTGLGTLHLALFLRRDLIWFCSIHEDASFSTRTGTAFRTKGAVAIALMLFGTSFLFVTAHLTAHQDKVKERVNDIKRIVRNLDLPKELPTRHKSKDVTQNFDCVFWCGDLNFRLAQPREEVIQWVTDACFPQQLPVNLHKDQLKTILSEGAVLRGFEEAPITFPPTYKYDPGTQNFDSSSKQRTPAYTDRILFKGKGHTRGYIRRVSYESSNSYKDGVIECLVYDSVPSICTSDHKPVWGVFKTTIRPGIDTIPLGGGLFNREIYLEGIKRRAAAMDESHGTSKVCSIQ is encoded by the exons aTGGAGCAGTGTGAAGAAGCTGATGTATCTAACGTGACAAATACTAAGGCAGATATTTCCCCTAAGccaaagcaaaagaaaaaatctcTTTGCCGTATGCTTATGAATAAAAAGACCAAAGTTGGATGTTTGGAGACATCTTATAAAGATGgtgattcaaataaaaattctaaactGGAAAATTCACAACATGGATCTCATACTAGTACAAAACTTTCATTATGCTGTGCAATGACTGAACGCAGCAGAACACCGCCACAAAGTTTGACTGTCAGTAGATTATCTCCAACTACATTAAGCCACACATCTGTTAAATCTGAGGTAGCTTCTGCTAATGGAAATTGTCAAACAGATGTGACAATAGAGAAGGAGGAGATGTATATAGCAAGTAGTACGCACAATGTTGAAGAAAATGTAGCAAAGAATAGTGTTTTTAGTGGCAAAGAACGACAAAGTACATTTATTGAAG GTGAAAATTCATCCTCTGGATCTATTTCTCCAAGTGTTCCTACATATTTAAGGCAAAGACTAATTCATAGGCGATCTGTGGATAATTTAGTAGGAAATTCACCAACAAATTCTATGAGACATTCAAGTCCAGAATCTATAAAAAGTGCACCTGTTCAACTTAAACCACGTTCTACATCTCATGATGCATTGTCTAAAAAAAAAGAGCGTCATCAATCTCAAACTGGAGCATCTATGGACAGTCTAGCAAAACAAGCATTACTAGCTGCTCAAGTTCTTAATCTAATTCCTACACAAAAAGCACGAGAAag AAATTTCCTTCATGGTAGGATTGCTGCAAATTCACTACTTGGACCAGTAGAACTTGAAAAAGTACTACCAAATCGCGAACTGAAAATTTTTATTGGAACATGGAATATGAATGGACAGAATCCACCAAAAGAATTGAATGATTTTATGTTACCTTCAGATATAGAAACTGTTCCAGACCTGTTAGCAATTGGAACACAAGAATCTTGTTCTGAGCGGAGTGAATGGGAGGCAGCTTTGCAAGAAACTCTTGGTCCTTCTCACGTATTACTCTGTAGTACTGGTTTAGGAACACTACATCTTGCACTTTTCTTAAGAAGAGATCTAATTTGGTTCTGTTCCATCCATGAAGATGCTAGCTTTTCAACTAGGACAGGAACTGCTTTTAGAACAAAAGGAGCAGTAGCTATAGCTTTAATGTTATTTGGCACAAGTTTTCTGTTTGTTACTGCACATTTAACCGCACATCAAGATAAAGTTAAAGAAAGGGtaaatgatattaaaagaaTAGTTAGAAATCTTGATCTTCCTAAAGAGTTACCTACGAGACATAAAAGCAAAG atgTAACTCAAAATTTTGACTGTGTATTTTGGTGTGGTGATTTAAACTTTCGGCTAGCTCAGCCAAGAGAGGAAGTTATTCAATGGGTCACAGATGCATGCTTTCCACAACAATTACCTGTAAATTTGCACAAAGATCAATTGAAAACAATTCTTAGCGAAGGAGCTGTTTTACGTGGTTTTGAAGAAGCACCAATTACATTTCCTCCTACATATAAATATGATCCTGGAACACAAAATTTTGACTCAAGTAGTAAACAACGCACACCTGCATATACTGATAGAATTCTCTTTAAAGGAAAAGGACATACAAGAGGCTATATCAGAAGAGTTAGTTATGAAAGTTCTAATTCATATAAAGATGGAGTTATAGAATGTTTGGTTTATGACTCTGTACCCAGCATTTGTACCTCAGATCATAAACCTGTATGGGGTGTTTTTAAAACAACCATAAGACCTGGTATTGACAC TATTCCTCTTGGTGGAGGTCTGTTTAATCGTGAAATATATCTAGAAGGCATAAAAAGGCGAGCAGCTGCTATGGATGAATCTCATGGAACTTCAAAAGTATGTTCAATTCAATAA
- the LOC100651090 gene encoding inositol polyphosphate 5-phosphatase E isoform X3 → MEQCEEADVSNVTNTKADISPKPKQKKKSLCRMLMNKKTKVGCLETSYKDGDSNKNSKLENSQHGSHTSTKLSLCCAMTERSRTPPQSLTVSRLSPTTLSHTSVKSEVASANGNCQTDVTIEKEEMYIASSTHNVEENVAKNSVFSGKERQSTFIEESTEDSFEESSEDENELLIDYERNEKSFKDEYFTKGKYITYFFLEMERMFYNPFDVYSMVQYHETNNTERPGKEGENSSSGSISPSVPTYLRQRLIHRRSVDNLVGNSPTNSMRHSSPESIKSAPVQLKPRSTSHDALSKKKERHQSQTGASMDSLAKQALLAAQVLNLIPTQKARERNFLHGRIAANSLLGPVELEKVLPNRELKIFIGTWNMNGQNPPKELNDFMLPSDIETVPDLLAIGTQESCSERSEWEAALQETLGPSHVLLCSTGLGTLHLALFLRRDLIWFCSIHEDASFSTRTGTAFRTKGAVAIALMLFGTSFLFVTAHLTAHQDKVKERVNDIKRIVRNLDLPKELPTRHKSKDVTQNFDCVFWCGDLNFRLAQPREEVIQWVTDACFPQQLPVNLHKDQLKTILSEGAVLRGFEEAPITFPPTYKYDPGTQNFDSSSKQRTPAYTDRILFKGKGHTRGYIRRVSYESSNSYKDGVIECLVYDSVPSICTSDHKPVWGVFKTTIRPGIDTIPLGGGLFNREIYLEGIKRRAAAMDESHGTSKVCSIQ, encoded by the exons aTGGAGCAGTGTGAAGAAGCTGATGTATCTAACGTGACAAATACTAAGGCAGATATTTCCCCTAAGccaaagcaaaagaaaaaatctcTTTGCCGTATGCTTATGAATAAAAAGACCAAAGTTGGATGTTTGGAGACATCTTATAAAGATGgtgattcaaataaaaattctaaactGGAAAATTCACAACATGGATCTCATACTAGTACAAAACTTTCATTATGCTGTGCAATGACTGAACGCAGCAGAACACCGCCACAAAGTTTGACTGTCAGTAGATTATCTCCAACTACATTAAGCCACACATCTGTTAAATCTGAGGTAGCTTCTGCTAATGGAAATTGTCAAACAGATGTGACAATAGAGAAGGAGGAGATGTATATAGCAAGTAGTACGCACAATGTTGAAGAAAATGTAGCAAAGAATAGTGTTTTTAGTGGCAAAGAACGACAAAGTACATTTATTGAAG AGTCAACAGAAGATTCATTTGAGGAATCATCAGAAGATGAAAATGAACTTTTAATtgattatgaaagaaatgaaaaaagctTCAAGgatgaatattttacaaaaggaAAATATATCACTTATTTCTTCTTGGAAATGGAACGGATGTTCTACAATCCTTTTGATGTTTACAGTATGGTTCAATACCATGAAACTAACAATACTGAAAGACCAGGAAAAGAAg GTGAAAATTCATCCTCTGGATCTATTTCTCCAAGTGTTCCTACATATTTAAGGCAAAGACTAATTCATAGGCGATCTGTGGATAATTTAGTAGGAAATTCACCAACAAATTCTATGAGACATTCAAGTCCAGAATCTATAAAAAGTGCACCTGTTCAACTTAAACCACGTTCTACATCTCATGATGCATTGTCTAAAAAAAAAGAGCGTCATCAATCTCAAACTGGAGCATCTATGGACAGTCTAGCAAAACAAGCATTACTAGCTGCTCAAGTTCTTAATCTAATTCCTACACAAAAAGCACGAGAAag AAATTTCCTTCATGGTAGGATTGCTGCAAATTCACTACTTGGACCAGTAGAACTTGAAAAAGTACTACCAAATCGCGAACTGAAAATTTTTATTGGAACATGGAATATGAATGGACAGAATCCACCAAAAGAATTGAATGATTTTATGTTACCTTCAGATATAGAAACTGTTCCAGACCTGTTAGCAATTGGAACACAAGAATCTTGTTCTGAGCGGAGTGAATGGGAGGCAGCTTTGCAAGAAACTCTTGGTCCTTCTCACGTATTACTCTGTAGTACTGGTTTAGGAACACTACATCTTGCACTTTTCTTAAGAAGAGATCTAATTTGGTTCTGTTCCATCCATGAAGATGCTAGCTTTTCAACTAGGACAGGAACTGCTTTTAGAACAAAAGGAGCAGTAGCTATAGCTTTAATGTTATTTGGCACAAGTTTTCTGTTTGTTACTGCACATTTAACCGCACATCAAGATAAAGTTAAAGAAAGGGtaaatgatattaaaagaaTAGTTAGAAATCTTGATCTTCCTAAAGAGTTACCTACGAGACATAAAAGCAAAG atgTAACTCAAAATTTTGACTGTGTATTTTGGTGTGGTGATTTAAACTTTCGGCTAGCTCAGCCAAGAGAGGAAGTTATTCAATGGGTCACAGATGCATGCTTTCCACAACAATTACCTGTAAATTTGCACAAAGATCAATTGAAAACAATTCTTAGCGAAGGAGCTGTTTTACGTGGTTTTGAAGAAGCACCAATTACATTTCCTCCTACATATAAATATGATCCTGGAACACAAAATTTTGACTCAAGTAGTAAACAACGCACACCTGCATATACTGATAGAATTCTCTTTAAAGGAAAAGGACATACAAGAGGCTATATCAGAAGAGTTAGTTATGAAAGTTCTAATTCATATAAAGATGGAGTTATAGAATGTTTGGTTTATGACTCTGTACCCAGCATTTGTACCTCAGATCATAAACCTGTATGGGGTGTTTTTAAAACAACCATAAGACCTGGTATTGACAC TATTCCTCTTGGTGGAGGTCTGTTTAATCGTGAAATATATCTAGAAGGCATAAAAAGGCGAGCAGCTGCTATGGATGAATCTCATGGAACTTCAAAAGTATGTTCAATTCAATAA
- the LOC100651090 gene encoding inositol polyphosphate 5-phosphatase E isoform X2 — translation MSNASNKAKKTSFFNKLFKAFKRNKSGKLERETKQKLKFGEASEKRTENLNTKSHNVSCEKEDTSKLQHDINIDINFESRENNNHKIDIKNSCDNQHFKNSKVTSYENVTQSSKQNDNLYPNNLCTNILNIKIHRKAFSATNINIEKDEKGYKCGSDRNLDKKIAFLNEDYNIKNVYLQNKNDSSNYSDSFSKIANSVSHFDFVKISNLVPYSGTIKNLQNTHKFLLKEKSIISQKNSEDSDFSAESTEDSFEESSEDENELLIDYERNEKSFKDEYFTKGKYITYFFLEMERMFYNPFDVYSMVQYHETNNTERPGKEGENSSSGSISPSVPTYLRQRLIHRRSVDNLVGNSPTNSMRHSSPESIKSAPVQLKPRSTSHDALSKKKERHQSQTGASMDSLAKQALLAAQVLNLIPTQKARERIAANSLLGPVELEKVLPNRELKIFIGTWNMNGQNPPKELNDFMLPSDIETVPDLLAIGTQESCSERSEWEAALQETLGPSHVLLCSTGLGTLHLALFLRRDLIWFCSIHEDASFSTRTGTAFRTKGAVAIALMLFGTSFLFVTAHLTAHQDKVKERVNDIKRIVRNLDLPKELPTRHKSKDVTQNFDCVFWCGDLNFRLAQPREEVIQWVTDACFPQQLPVNLHKDQLKTILSEGAVLRGFEEAPITFPPTYKYDPGTQNFDSSSKQRTPAYTDRILFKGKGHTRGYIRRVSYESSNSYKDGVIECLVYDSVPSICTSDHKPVWGVFKTTIRPGIDTIPLGGGLFNREIYLEGIKRRAAAMDESHGTSKVCSIQ, via the exons ATGTCTAATGCAAGTAATAAAGCAAAAAAAActtcttttttcaataaattgtttaaagcatttaaacgaaataaaagtgGCAAACTAGAGAGAGAAACAaagcaaaaattaaaatttggagAAGCTTCTGAAAAACGTActgaaaatttaaatactaaATCTCATAATGTTAGTTGTGAAAAAGAAGATACATCTAAACTGCAGCATGATATTAATATTGACATAAATTTTGAAAgtagagaaaataataatcataaaattgatattaaaaattcatgtgACAATCAACATTTTAAAAACAGTAAAGTGACATCATATGAAAATGTAACTCAAAGTTCTaaacaaaatgataatttatatcCTAATAacttatgtacaaatatattaaacatCAAAATACATAGGAAGGCATTCAGTGCAACGAATATTAATATAGAAAAGGATGAAAAAGGATATAAATGTGGTTCAGATAGAAATTTAGATAAGaaaattgcatttttaaatgaagattataatataaaaaatgtatatctacaaaataaaaatgattcttCAAACTATTCTGATTCTTTttcaaaaattgcaaattcaGTATCACATTTTGATTTTgtcaaaatatcaaatttagTACCATATTCTGGCActataaaaaatttacaaaatacacataaatttttactaaaagaaaaaagcaTAATATCACAAAAAAATAGTGAAGATAGTGATTTCTCTGCAGAGTCAACAGAAGATTCATTTGAGGAATCATCAGAAGATGAAAATGAACTTTTAATtgattatgaaagaaatgaaaaaagctTCAAGgatgaatattttacaaaaggaAAATATATCACTTATTTCTTCTTGGAAATGGAACGGATGTTCTACAATCCTTTTGATGTTTACAGTATGGTTCAATACCATGAAACTAACAATACTGAAAGACCAGGAAAAGAAg GTGAAAATTCATCCTCTGGATCTATTTCTCCAAGTGTTCCTACATATTTAAGGCAAAGACTAATTCATAGGCGATCTGTGGATAATTTAGTAGGAAATTCACCAACAAATTCTATGAGACATTCAAGTCCAGAATCTATAAAAAGTGCACCTGTTCAACTTAAACCACGTTCTACATCTCATGATGCATTGTCTAAAAAAAAAGAGCGTCATCAATCTCAAACTGGAGCATCTATGGACAGTCTAGCAAAACAAGCATTACTAGCTGCTCAAGTTCTTAATCTAATTCCTACACAAAAAGCACGAGAAag GATTGCTGCAAATTCACTACTTGGACCAGTAGAACTTGAAAAAGTACTACCAAATCGCGAACTGAAAATTTTTATTGGAACATGGAATATGAATGGACAGAATCCACCAAAAGAATTGAATGATTTTATGTTACCTTCAGATATAGAAACTGTTCCAGACCTGTTAGCAATTGGAACACAAGAATCTTGTTCTGAGCGGAGTGAATGGGAGGCAGCTTTGCAAGAAACTCTTGGTCCTTCTCACGTATTACTCTGTAGTACTGGTTTAGGAACACTACATCTTGCACTTTTCTTAAGAAGAGATCTAATTTGGTTCTGTTCCATCCATGAAGATGCTAGCTTTTCAACTAGGACAGGAACTGCTTTTAGAACAAAAGGAGCAGTAGCTATAGCTTTAATGTTATTTGGCACAAGTTTTCTGTTTGTTACTGCACATTTAACCGCACATCAAGATAAAGTTAAAGAAAGGGtaaatgatattaaaagaaTAGTTAGAAATCTTGATCTTCCTAAAGAGTTACCTACGAGACATAAAAGCAAAG atgTAACTCAAAATTTTGACTGTGTATTTTGGTGTGGTGATTTAAACTTTCGGCTAGCTCAGCCAAGAGAGGAAGTTATTCAATGGGTCACAGATGCATGCTTTCCACAACAATTACCTGTAAATTTGCACAAAGATCAATTGAAAACAATTCTTAGCGAAGGAGCTGTTTTACGTGGTTTTGAAGAAGCACCAATTACATTTCCTCCTACATATAAATATGATCCTGGAACACAAAATTTTGACTCAAGTAGTAAACAACGCACACCTGCATATACTGATAGAATTCTCTTTAAAGGAAAAGGACATACAAGAGGCTATATCAGAAGAGTTAGTTATGAAAGTTCTAATTCATATAAAGATGGAGTTATAGAATGTTTGGTTTATGACTCTGTACCCAGCATTTGTACCTCAGATCATAAACCTGTATGGGGTGTTTTTAAAACAACCATAAGACCTGGTATTGACAC TATTCCTCTTGGTGGAGGTCTGTTTAATCGTGAAATATATCTAGAAGGCATAAAAAGGCGAGCAGCTGCTATGGATGAATCTCATGGAACTTCAAAAGTATGTTCAATTCAATAA
- the LOC100651090 gene encoding inositol polyphosphate 5-phosphatase E isoform X1 → MSNASNKAKKTSFFNKLFKAFKRNKSGKLERETKQKLKFGEASEKRTENLNTKSHNVSCEKEDTSKLQHDINIDINFESRENNNHKIDIKNSCDNQHFKNSKVTSYENVTQSSKQNDNLYPNNLCTNILNIKIHRKAFSATNINIEKDEKGYKCGSDRNLDKKIAFLNEDYNIKNVYLQNKNDSSNYSDSFSKIANSVSHFDFVKISNLVPYSGTIKNLQNTHKFLLKEKSIISQKNSEDSDFSAESTEDSFEESSEDENELLIDYERNEKSFKDEYFTKGKYITYFFLEMERMFYNPFDVYSMVQYHETNNTERPGKEGENSSSGSISPSVPTYLRQRLIHRRSVDNLVGNSPTNSMRHSSPESIKSAPVQLKPRSTSHDALSKKKERHQSQTGASMDSLAKQALLAAQVLNLIPTQKARERNFLHGRIAANSLLGPVELEKVLPNRELKIFIGTWNMNGQNPPKELNDFMLPSDIETVPDLLAIGTQESCSERSEWEAALQETLGPSHVLLCSTGLGTLHLALFLRRDLIWFCSIHEDASFSTRTGTAFRTKGAVAIALMLFGTSFLFVTAHLTAHQDKVKERVNDIKRIVRNLDLPKELPTRHKSKDVTQNFDCVFWCGDLNFRLAQPREEVIQWVTDACFPQQLPVNLHKDQLKTILSEGAVLRGFEEAPITFPPTYKYDPGTQNFDSSSKQRTPAYTDRILFKGKGHTRGYIRRVSYESSNSYKDGVIECLVYDSVPSICTSDHKPVWGVFKTTIRPGIDTIPLGGGLFNREIYLEGIKRRAAAMDESHGTSKVCSIQ, encoded by the exons ATGTCTAATGCAAGTAATAAAGCAAAAAAAActtcttttttcaataaattgtttaaagcatttaaacgaaataaaagtgGCAAACTAGAGAGAGAAACAaagcaaaaattaaaatttggagAAGCTTCTGAAAAACGTActgaaaatttaaatactaaATCTCATAATGTTAGTTGTGAAAAAGAAGATACATCTAAACTGCAGCATGATATTAATATTGACATAAATTTTGAAAgtagagaaaataataatcataaaattgatattaaaaattcatgtgACAATCAACATTTTAAAAACAGTAAAGTGACATCATATGAAAATGTAACTCAAAGTTCTaaacaaaatgataatttatatcCTAATAacttatgtacaaatatattaaacatCAAAATACATAGGAAGGCATTCAGTGCAACGAATATTAATATAGAAAAGGATGAAAAAGGATATAAATGTGGTTCAGATAGAAATTTAGATAAGaaaattgcatttttaaatgaagattataatataaaaaatgtatatctacaaaataaaaatgattcttCAAACTATTCTGATTCTTTttcaaaaattgcaaattcaGTATCACATTTTGATTTTgtcaaaatatcaaatttagTACCATATTCTGGCActataaaaaatttacaaaatacacataaatttttactaaaagaaaaaagcaTAATATCACAAAAAAATAGTGAAGATAGTGATTTCTCTGCAGAGTCAACAGAAGATTCATTTGAGGAATCATCAGAAGATGAAAATGAACTTTTAATtgattatgaaagaaatgaaaaaagctTCAAGgatgaatattttacaaaaggaAAATATATCACTTATTTCTTCTTGGAAATGGAACGGATGTTCTACAATCCTTTTGATGTTTACAGTATGGTTCAATACCATGAAACTAACAATACTGAAAGACCAGGAAAAGAAg GTGAAAATTCATCCTCTGGATCTATTTCTCCAAGTGTTCCTACATATTTAAGGCAAAGACTAATTCATAGGCGATCTGTGGATAATTTAGTAGGAAATTCACCAACAAATTCTATGAGACATTCAAGTCCAGAATCTATAAAAAGTGCACCTGTTCAACTTAAACCACGTTCTACATCTCATGATGCATTGTCTAAAAAAAAAGAGCGTCATCAATCTCAAACTGGAGCATCTATGGACAGTCTAGCAAAACAAGCATTACTAGCTGCTCAAGTTCTTAATCTAATTCCTACACAAAAAGCACGAGAAag AAATTTCCTTCATGGTAGGATTGCTGCAAATTCACTACTTGGACCAGTAGAACTTGAAAAAGTACTACCAAATCGCGAACTGAAAATTTTTATTGGAACATGGAATATGAATGGACAGAATCCACCAAAAGAATTGAATGATTTTATGTTACCTTCAGATATAGAAACTGTTCCAGACCTGTTAGCAATTGGAACACAAGAATCTTGTTCTGAGCGGAGTGAATGGGAGGCAGCTTTGCAAGAAACTCTTGGTCCTTCTCACGTATTACTCTGTAGTACTGGTTTAGGAACACTACATCTTGCACTTTTCTTAAGAAGAGATCTAATTTGGTTCTGTTCCATCCATGAAGATGCTAGCTTTTCAACTAGGACAGGAACTGCTTTTAGAACAAAAGGAGCAGTAGCTATAGCTTTAATGTTATTTGGCACAAGTTTTCTGTTTGTTACTGCACATTTAACCGCACATCAAGATAAAGTTAAAGAAAGGGtaaatgatattaaaagaaTAGTTAGAAATCTTGATCTTCCTAAAGAGTTACCTACGAGACATAAAAGCAAAG atgTAACTCAAAATTTTGACTGTGTATTTTGGTGTGGTGATTTAAACTTTCGGCTAGCTCAGCCAAGAGAGGAAGTTATTCAATGGGTCACAGATGCATGCTTTCCACAACAATTACCTGTAAATTTGCACAAAGATCAATTGAAAACAATTCTTAGCGAAGGAGCTGTTTTACGTGGTTTTGAAGAAGCACCAATTACATTTCCTCCTACATATAAATATGATCCTGGAACACAAAATTTTGACTCAAGTAGTAAACAACGCACACCTGCATATACTGATAGAATTCTCTTTAAAGGAAAAGGACATACAAGAGGCTATATCAGAAGAGTTAGTTATGAAAGTTCTAATTCATATAAAGATGGAGTTATAGAATGTTTGGTTTATGACTCTGTACCCAGCATTTGTACCTCAGATCATAAACCTGTATGGGGTGTTTTTAAAACAACCATAAGACCTGGTATTGACAC TATTCCTCTTGGTGGAGGTCTGTTTAATCGTGAAATATATCTAGAAGGCATAAAAAGGCGAGCAGCTGCTATGGATGAATCTCATGGAACTTCAAAAGTATGTTCAATTCAATAA